GGCCGCTTCCGCGTCGGCAAAGAATTTTTGCCGGGACGCGCCGAGCATCGGGTGAACGATCTGCTCGAGCTGCTTGATCGCGGCGGGATCGTGCACCACGCGCGCGGACAGCTTGGGTCGGTCGACCTTGCCGTTCACGGTGGTGCCGGGGAAGGCTGCCTCGATCGCCGGAGCCGCTTCGCCCTCATAGAGCTGATGGACGGCGGCATCGGCGTCGTAGACGGGTACGCCGGCCTCCGCAAACAAGTTTGCGGTGGTGGATTTGCCCATCCCGATCGAGCCGGTCAGTCCGAGGATTCGCATCAGCGCCGAGCCATTCTTGCCGTTCAGACCGCAACTAACCGTTCACGCCGCAGAAACGCAAGCAGCGGCAATAGCGGCAGGCCGAGAATGGTGAAATGGTCGCCCTCGATGCGCTCGAACAAATGGACGCCGAGGCCTTCGAGCTGATAGGCGCCGACGCTGGTGGTGACGGCGTCGCCGGTGGCGTCGAGATAAGCGGACAGTTCAGCATCGGTCATTTTGCGCATGGTCATGCGGGCGACCGAGACGTCCTCGAAAACGATCTTGCCGTCGCGCGCCATGGCCACGGCGGAATTCAGCTCGTGGCTGTTGCCGGCGAGATCGCGCAGCTGCTCCAGCGCCTGGGCGCGGCCGGCGGGCTTGTTGAAGAGGCGCTCGCCAAGCGCCAGCGTCTGGTCGGCGCCGATCACATAGCTTCCCGGATGATGGACCGAGACCGCCTTCGCCTTCTCGCGCGCCAGCAGCAGGCCGATCTCGCGCGGATTTGAAAGGTTGGACGCAGCCTGGATGCCGCGCTCGTCGATATCAGCGGTGACGGCCTCGAATGCGAGCCCGGCGTTCGCCAGCAGCATCTTTCTCGCGCTGCTTTGCGAGGCCAGCACCAACGGAGATGTGCCGCGCCAGAGAGCCATTATTCCGACGGCCGGTTGCGCTGGCGATCGCTGTAGAGCTTCATGATCGCCGCCGCGGTTTCCTCGATCGAGCGGCGCGTGACGTCCAGCAGCGGCCAATCGTGCTTGGCGCTGAGCTTGCGCGCAAACGCGACCTCCTCGGTGACCGATTGTCGGTCGGTGTAGGTGTCGCTGCCGGACTCGGCTCCCAGGGAGAGCAGGCGGTTCTGACGGATCTGGATCAGGCGTTCCGGCGTCGCGTGCAGGCTGACGACCAGCGGCCGTGTCAGCTTCTCCAATTGC
This is a stretch of genomic DNA from Bradyrhizobium sp. CB2312. It encodes these proteins:
- the coaE gene encoding dephospho-CoA kinase (Dephospho-CoA kinase (CoaE) performs the final step in coenzyme A biosynthesis.), translating into MRILGLTGSIGMGKSTTANLFAEAGVPVYDADAAVHQLYEGEAAPAIEAAFPGTTVNGKVDRPKLSARVVHDPAAIKQLEQIVHPMLGASRQKFFADAEAAKAPVVVLDIPLLFETGGEKRVDAVVVVSTSPELQRERVLARGTMDEAKLDAIIAKQTPDAEKRKRADFVVDTSHGLEPVRAQIAHILAEVVKMPQRRA
- a CDS encoding Maf family nucleotide pyrophosphatase produces the protein MALWRGTSPLVLASQSSARKMLLANAGLAFEAVTADIDERGIQAASNLSNPREIGLLLAREKAKAVSVHHPGSYVIGADQTLALGERLFNKPAGRAQALEQLRDLAGNSHELNSAVAMARDGKIVFEDVSVARMTMRKMTDAELSAYLDATGDAVTTSVGAYQLEGLGVHLFERIEGDHFTILGLPLLPLLAFLRRERLVAV